In Amycolatopsis coloradensis, one genomic interval encodes:
- a CDS encoding YfbM family protein, whose translation MGMCGAYLRVTPDELRELTEEPERYWAYAEKAAGTERAVDIDKAWNALWFLAGRAGFEVDFVLGGTLLGEADSDGPPRHFSAEEVRTISAEMARTGFDRLSQGVELSVLEAEGVYPSIWDEPDALDYVRGYYDELVTFFAGAAKAGEPVVTIIT comes from the coding sequence ATGGGCATGTGCGGGGCGTACCTGCGGGTCACGCCGGACGAGTTGCGTGAACTGACCGAGGAGCCCGAGCGGTACTGGGCGTATGCCGAAAAGGCCGCCGGAACCGAGCGGGCGGTGGACATCGACAAGGCGTGGAACGCGCTGTGGTTCCTGGCAGGGCGCGCCGGGTTCGAAGTCGATTTCGTACTGGGCGGGACTTTGCTGGGGGAAGCGGACAGTGACGGGCCGCCGCGGCATTTCAGCGCGGAGGAAGTGCGGACGATCTCGGCGGAGATGGCGCGGACCGGGTTCGATCGGCTCTCGCAAGGCGTCGAGCTGTCGGTTCTCGAGGCCGAGGGGGTCTACCCGTCGATCTGGGACGAGCCCGACGCGCTGGATTACGTGCGCGGGTACTACGACGAACTGGTGACCTTCTTCGCCGGGGCCGCGAAGGCCGGAGAGCCTGTCGTCACGATCATCACCTGA
- a CDS encoding cytochrome P450: protein MTTTDTEFVAYPFNEDAGLELNEAYAAARATEGMLRVRLPHGEPAWLATRYADARFVLGDRRFSRAMAVERDEPRMAPGRRPGGILSMDPPDHTRLRTLVAKAFTMRRVELLRPRVAELASGLIQDMKAKGQPADLVEDYALPIPVAVICELLGVPVEDRPKFRVWSDAALSTSPLTTEEMMANQDELRAYMHVLVEQHRAEPQDDLMTALIEARDVRDRLSELELVDMCIGILIAGHETTASQIPNFVYALLEQPDQLARLRADLDLIPAAVEELLRFIPLGAGAGFARYATEDIQVGDVLVKEGEPVMVAIGAANRDALQFTSADTLEFGRESNPHLGFGHGVHHCLGAPLARLELQEALRALLRDLPGLHLDGDIVWKTQMLVRGPRSMPIGW, encoded by the coding sequence ATGACCACCACAGACACCGAATTCGTCGCCTATCCCTTCAACGAAGACGCCGGGCTCGAACTCAACGAGGCGTACGCGGCGGCCCGCGCCACCGAGGGCATGCTCCGGGTCCGTCTTCCGCACGGTGAGCCGGCGTGGCTCGCCACCCGGTACGCCGACGCGCGGTTCGTGCTGGGCGACCGGCGCTTCTCCCGCGCGATGGCGGTGGAACGGGACGAGCCGCGAATGGCGCCGGGCAGGCGGCCCGGCGGGATCCTGAGCATGGACCCGCCGGATCACACCCGGCTGCGCACGCTGGTCGCGAAGGCGTTCACCATGCGCCGCGTCGAACTGCTGCGGCCGCGCGTCGCCGAGCTGGCGTCGGGCCTGATCCAGGACATGAAGGCCAAGGGACAGCCCGCCGACCTGGTCGAGGACTACGCGCTGCCGATCCCGGTCGCGGTGATCTGCGAGCTGCTCGGTGTCCCGGTCGAGGACCGGCCCAAGTTTCGCGTGTGGAGCGACGCCGCGCTCTCGACCAGCCCGCTGACCACCGAAGAGATGATGGCGAATCAGGACGAGCTGCGGGCGTACATGCACGTGCTCGTCGAGCAGCATCGCGCCGAGCCCCAGGACGACCTGATGACCGCGCTGATCGAGGCGCGCGACGTCCGCGACAGGCTCAGCGAGCTGGAACTGGTCGACATGTGCATCGGCATCCTGATCGCCGGGCACGAGACCACCGCCAGCCAGATCCCCAACTTCGTCTACGCCCTGCTCGAACAGCCGGACCAGCTCGCCCGCCTCCGCGCGGACCTGGACCTGATCCCGGCCGCGGTCGAGGAACTGCTGCGGTTCATCCCCCTGGGTGCCGGGGCGGGGTTCGCCCGCTACGCCACCGAAGACATCCAGGTGGGTGACGTGCTCGTGAAGGAAGGCGAGCCGGTGATGGTCGCGATCGGCGCCGCGAACCGGGACGCGCTCCAGTTCACGTCGGCGGACACCCTCGAATTCGGCAGGGAGTCCAATCCTCACCTCGGTTTCGGGCACGGCGTGCACCATTGTCTCGGCGCCCCGCTGGCGAGGCTGGAATTGCAGGAGGCCTTGCGGGCGTTGCTGCGAGATCTCCCCGGACTGCACCTCGACGGCGATATCGTGTGGAAGACGCAGATGCTGGTGCGGGGGCCCCGCTCCATGCCGATCGGATGGTGA
- a CDS encoding aminoglycoside 3'-phosphotransferase/choline kinase family protein: protein MIPFPPAGTEAEFDALTRQDLLPAVRSLGFGEVVPFTEGSLPVYAVGDDRVLKLFPPVHRDELPTERTMLEVLHGKLPIPTPAVHDTGERDGWGYVLMERLPGETLKDAWPKLSTEDKHRLAPELGEALAALHSLHDPRFDVLGPPDWAAFVAGQRAKVVEHHRRTGLDEAWIGRIPAFLDSVDLGSPPIVPLHTEFMRDHLMVAHDGERPRLTGLFDFEPAMRGAAEYDFVAVGLFVSGGDKDFLRRLLAGYGVEPDEEFSRRCLAYALLHVYSNFTWYFRVLPAPEEPTLESLSRAWW from the coding sequence GTGATCCCGTTTCCGCCTGCCGGCACCGAAGCCGAGTTCGACGCGCTGACCAGGCAAGACCTCCTTCCGGCGGTGAGGTCGCTGGGGTTCGGCGAAGTCGTGCCGTTCACCGAGGGTTCGCTGCCGGTCTACGCCGTCGGCGACGATCGGGTGCTCAAACTGTTCCCGCCGGTGCATCGCGACGAGCTTCCCACCGAGCGGACGATGCTCGAGGTCCTGCACGGGAAACTGCCGATCCCGACCCCCGCCGTGCACGACACCGGCGAACGGGACGGCTGGGGTTACGTGCTCATGGAGCGCCTGCCCGGCGAAACACTGAAGGACGCTTGGCCGAAACTGTCCACGGAGGACAAGCACCGGCTCGCTCCAGAACTCGGCGAGGCGCTGGCCGCCCTGCATTCGCTGCACGACCCGCGGTTCGACGTCCTCGGCCCGCCGGACTGGGCCGCGTTCGTCGCCGGGCAGCGCGCGAAGGTCGTCGAGCACCACCGCCGGACCGGGCTCGACGAGGCCTGGATCGGCCGGATTCCGGCGTTCCTCGACTCCGTCGATCTCGGCAGCCCGCCGATCGTCCCTCTGCACACCGAATTCATGCGTGACCACCTCATGGTCGCCCATGACGGCGAACGCCCGCGACTGACCGGGCTCTTCGATTTCGAACCGGCGATGCGGGGTGCGGCCGAGTACGACTTCGTCGCCGTCGGCCTGTTCGTTTCGGGCGGGGACAAGGACTTCCTGCGGCGGCTACTGGCCGGATACGGCGTCGAGCCGGACGAGGAGTTCTCCCGGCGTTGCCTGGCATACGCTCTTCTGCACGTCTACAGCAACTTCACCTGGTACTTCAGGGTTCTTCCGGCACCGGAGGAACCGACGCTGGAGAGCCTCAGCCGGGCTTGGTGGTAG
- a CDS encoding arginase family protein gives MGNFVLLDAPSNLGLRPPAEGVVPGCYKAPGALRDHGLLTRLGARDGGVVTPPRYLPAWSPGSGVRNAAGIATYTAALAARLAKIRADGGFPVVLGGDCSIALAAMLTLRREGRFGIVYFDGHDDFRHLGNSDHVASVGGEALAVVTGRGRPELADVDGLGPYVRDEDVLVLGVRAEESAEAREAGLRVVTSQEIMASGTGGALAAAREIFAPLDGFWIHIDIDTLDPEFVSAVDSPDPGGLSPDKLVELLRGLLAIPGVAGLELTIFDPDLDPDGTQAALVADCLVRALEGTR, from the coding sequence ATGGGGAATTTCGTACTGCTCGACGCACCGTCCAATCTCGGACTGCGCCCGCCCGCCGAAGGTGTGGTCCCCGGCTGCTACAAGGCTCCGGGCGCGCTGCGTGACCACGGTCTGCTCACCCGTTTGGGCGCGAGGGACGGCGGTGTCGTCACCCCGCCGCGGTATCTGCCCGCTTGGTCGCCCGGCAGCGGCGTGCGCAACGCGGCAGGGATCGCGACCTACACCGCGGCCCTCGCCGCACGGCTGGCGAAGATCCGCGCGGACGGCGGCTTCCCGGTGGTGCTCGGCGGCGACTGTTCGATCGCGCTCGCCGCCATGCTGACTCTGCGTCGCGAAGGACGCTTCGGCATCGTCTACTTCGACGGGCACGACGACTTCCGGCATCTCGGCAATTCCGACCACGTCGCCTCGGTCGGCGGTGAGGCCCTCGCCGTCGTCACTGGCCGTGGCCGGCCGGAACTGGCCGATGTGGACGGTCTGGGTCCTTACGTCCGGGACGAAGACGTCCTCGTGCTCGGAGTCCGTGCGGAGGAGTCCGCCGAGGCGCGGGAAGCCGGGCTTCGCGTCGTCACGAGCCAGGAGATCATGGCGTCCGGCACCGGCGGCGCGCTCGCCGCCGCCCGCGAGATCTTCGCGCCGCTGGACGGTTTCTGGATCCACATCGACATCGACACGCTCGATCCGGAATTCGTGTCCGCTGTGGACAGTCCCGATCCCGGCGGGCTCAGCCCGGACAAGCTCGTCGAACTGCTCCGCGGCCTGCTCGCCATCCCCGGCGTCGCCGGGCTGGAGCTGACCATCTTCGATCCCGACCTCGACCCCGACGGCACACAGGCCGCCCTGGTGGCGGACTGCCTCGTGCGCGCACTGGAAGGAACCCGATGA
- a CDS encoding dienelactone hydrolase family protein, translating to MTKVTVADGSFDAPLWLPESGSGPGLVLIQEIFGLDDYLKSVAADLAALGYIVAVPELFWRISPGWSATHDEAGVSASMAVAGQLDPARAVGDVLATLATLRGLPGTEGRAGVFGFCLGGSMAFAAAAEGDPDVAVSYYGSRVPEQLPLLDEITCPIQFQFGGADPYIPVEGVRKLAEAVASHDGAEIHIHEGAGHAFHNHVAPMFHQPEPAAAAWALTLEFLGRTFPA from the coding sequence ATGACCAAGGTCACCGTCGCCGACGGCTCGTTCGACGCCCCGCTCTGGCTGCCCGAATCCGGCTCCGGCCCGGGTCTGGTGCTGATCCAGGAGATCTTCGGTCTCGACGACTACCTCAAGTCGGTCGCCGCCGACCTGGCCGCCCTCGGCTACATCGTCGCCGTGCCCGAACTGTTCTGGCGGATCTCCCCCGGCTGGTCGGCCACGCACGACGAAGCCGGGGTCTCGGCCTCGATGGCCGTCGCCGGCCAACTCGACCCGGCACGCGCCGTCGGTGACGTGCTCGCGACCCTCGCGACGCTGCGCGGGCTGCCCGGAACCGAGGGCCGCGCGGGCGTCTTCGGCTTCTGCCTCGGCGGTTCGATGGCCTTCGCGGCCGCCGCCGAGGGCGACCCGGACGTCGCGGTTTCGTACTACGGCTCGCGCGTTCCGGAGCAACTTCCCTTGCTGGACGAGATCACCTGCCCGATCCAGTTCCAGTTCGGTGGCGCGGATCCCTACATTCCCGTCGAGGGGGTGCGGAAGCTGGCCGAGGCGGTGGCTTCCCACGACGGGGCGGAGATCCACATCCACGAGGGCGCGGGGCACGCGTTCCACAACCATGTGGCGCCGATGTTCCATCAGCCGGAGCCCGCCGCGGCGGCTTGGGCGCTCACGCTGGAGTTCCTCGGGCGGACCTTCCCCGCGTGA
- a CDS encoding TetR/AcrR family transcriptional regulator has product MTEEPQVRKRDAAATRAALLDAAAALFAERGFDRTTVRDIAKLAGVNQALLFRYFGSKDALFEEVLARGGREQIATTPPDELLGTALRSMLESDTGRDRTLDAYLRSTGHDSAAAAVRRQLGEEYAKVLATLTDAEDADLRADLVLAWLLGIGLVRDITGKEPLASADPDDVCRLVLGAARTLLERSG; this is encoded by the coding sequence ATGACGGAAGAACCGCAGGTCCGCAAGCGCGACGCGGCCGCGACCAGGGCTGCCCTGCTCGACGCGGCGGCGGCTCTCTTCGCCGAACGTGGTTTCGACCGGACGACCGTGCGCGACATCGCGAAACTCGCCGGAGTCAATCAAGCCTTGCTGTTCCGCTACTTCGGTTCGAAGGACGCGCTGTTCGAGGAGGTCCTGGCGCGCGGCGGACGCGAGCAGATCGCCACCACCCCACCGGACGAACTGCTCGGGACGGCGTTGCGCAGCATGCTGGAATCCGACACCGGCCGCGACCGCACCCTCGACGCGTACCTGCGCTCGACGGGGCACGACAGCGCCGCCGCCGCGGTCCGGCGGCAGCTCGGCGAGGAGTACGCCAAGGTGCTCGCCACGCTGACCGACGCCGAAGACGCGGACCTGCGCGCGGACCTCGTCCTCGCCTGGCTGCTCGGGATCGGCCTGGTCCGCGACATCACCGGCAAGGAACCGCTGGCCAGCGCGGATCCCGACGACGTCTGCCGTCTGGTGCTCGGCGCGGCGCGGACCCTGCTGGAGCGCAGCGGCTAA
- a CDS encoding GNAT family N-acetyltransferase → MAVVGEEAYDDRVSDDGLTLRTLTTDDLPAFATMLARAFLTDDTEGVRFREALVFEPERSHGVFDGNELIGTGELLTRRITVPGAGQTPLAAVTSVGVAPGHRRRGALTRVMRAQLHGLHEDGGEPIAALWASEATIYPRFGYGLAAQFHRAKVRAKSAFRPGVELETERVREIARAEAIPLIKAIYEKEAQLRVGALDRPGPAWEFNLDDREVRHKGSSGMKFAVLPDGYAIYRVKSDWDEEGPRGTLSLQELVATTPRTYATLYRFLLDYDLIGTIELNAALDEPLVHLLADPRKMTRSAGDSLWLRLVDVDRGLVTRRYGAPVDLVFGVRDTFCPWNTGNWRLVTDADGNAEVTRVEDAPDLELGVDDLGAIFLGGTRPSTLAAAGRIKERTAGAVSRATAAFATDREPSCLESF, encoded by the coding sequence GTGGCGGTCGTCGGTGAAGAGGCGTACGACGACAGGGTGAGCGATGACGGCTTGACCCTCCGCACCCTGACCACCGACGACCTGCCCGCGTTCGCCACGATGCTCGCGCGAGCGTTCCTCACCGACGACACGGAAGGCGTGCGGTTCCGCGAAGCGCTGGTCTTCGAGCCCGAGCGTTCGCACGGCGTCTTCGACGGGAACGAACTCATCGGGACGGGTGAACTGCTCACCCGCCGGATCACCGTGCCCGGCGCTGGGCAGACCCCGCTGGCCGCGGTGACCTCGGTCGGGGTGGCGCCCGGACATCGCAGGCGCGGCGCGCTCACCCGCGTCATGCGCGCGCAGTTGCACGGCCTGCACGAGGATGGCGGCGAGCCGATCGCCGCCCTGTGGGCCTCCGAAGCGACCATCTATCCCCGCTTCGGCTACGGGCTCGCGGCGCAGTTCCATCGCGCGAAGGTGCGCGCGAAGTCCGCCTTCCGGCCCGGCGTCGAACTCGAAACCGAGCGGGTGCGGGAAATCGCCCGCGCGGAGGCGATCCCGCTGATCAAAGCGATCTACGAGAAGGAGGCGCAGCTGCGGGTCGGCGCGCTCGACCGGCCCGGGCCGGCGTGGGAGTTCAACCTCGACGACCGGGAGGTCCGGCACAAGGGCTCGTCGGGGATGAAGTTCGCTGTCCTGCCGGACGGTTACGCGATCTACCGGGTGAAGAGCGATTGGGACGAGGAAGGTCCGCGCGGGACGCTGAGCCTGCAGGAGCTCGTCGCGACCACGCCGCGGACGTACGCGACCTTGTACCGCTTCCTGCTCGACTATGACCTGATCGGCACGATAGAGCTGAACGCGGCGCTCGACGAGCCGCTCGTCCATCTGCTCGCCGACCCCCGAAAGATGACCAGGTCGGCCGGTGACTCCTTGTGGCTCCGGCTGGTCGACGTCGACCGTGGCCTCGTCACCCGCCGCTACGGCGCTCCGGTGGATCTGGTGTTCGGCGTCCGCGACACCTTCTGTCCTTGGAACACCGGGAACTGGCGGCTCGTCACCGATGCCGACGGGAACGCCGAGGTGACGCGCGTGGAGGACGCGCCGGATCTCGAGCTGGGCGTGGACGACCTCGGCGCGATCTTCCTCGGTGGCACCAGGCCCAGCACGCTGGCCGCCGCGGGCCGGATCAAGGAGCGGACCGCCGGCGCGGTTTCCCGGGCGACGGCCGCGTTCGCCACCGACCGCGAGCCGTCCTGTCTCGAATCCTTCTAG
- a CDS encoding PIG-L family deacetylase has translation MATLVSFHAHPDDECIVAGGVMRKAFEEGHRVVLVVATRGEVGEVPDGFLDDGEELWQRRVQETHASAEVLGAKRVEFLGYTDSGMMGEPRNDVPGTFWQADVEEAAQRLAAILREEQADVLTVYDDNGGYGHPDHIQVHRVGMRAAELAGTPRVYEATSNSDEMRRGMEEAVRTGQMKAEDLPDFEDGSEFGKPEAVLTARVDVTAYLPYKRAAMRAHASQISEDSFFLAMPDEAFAQAFGVEWFIRAGQGPGITETDLMAGL, from the coding sequence ATGGCCACATTGGTGAGTTTTCACGCCCACCCCGACGACGAGTGCATCGTCGCGGGCGGCGTCATGCGCAAAGCCTTCGAGGAAGGTCACCGTGTCGTGCTCGTCGTCGCGACCAGGGGGGAGGTCGGCGAGGTGCCGGACGGTTTCCTCGACGACGGAGAGGAGCTGTGGCAGCGCCGCGTGCAGGAGACGCACGCTTCCGCCGAGGTCCTGGGGGCCAAGCGGGTGGAGTTCCTGGGGTACACCGATTCCGGCATGATGGGCGAGCCGCGCAACGACGTGCCCGGCACCTTCTGGCAGGCCGACGTCGAGGAGGCCGCGCAGCGTCTGGCCGCGATCCTGCGCGAGGAGCAGGCCGACGTCCTGACCGTCTACGACGACAACGGCGGCTACGGGCATCCGGATCACATCCAGGTGCATCGCGTCGGGATGCGGGCGGCCGAGCTGGCGGGCACGCCGCGGGTCTACGAGGCGACCAGCAACAGTGACGAGATGCGCCGCGGCATGGAGGAGGCGGTGCGGACCGGGCAGATGAAGGCGGAGGATCTTCCCGATTTCGAAGACGGTTCCGAGTTCGGCAAGCCGGAAGCCGTCCTGACGGCGAGGGTCGACGTCACCGCGTACCTGCCGTACAAACGTGCCGCGATGCGCGCGCACGCCAGCCAGATCAGTGAGGATTCGTTCTTCCTCGCGATGCCCGACGAGGCCTTCGCGCAGGCGTTCGGCGTCGAGTGGTTCATCCGCGCCGGGCAGGGGCCGGGCATCACCGAGACCGACCTGATGGCGGGTCTCTGA
- the mtnA gene encoding S-methyl-5-thioribose-1-phosphate isomerase: MTGDRFAEELTGWRXTVLPAEYRVLELRTVGELVDAIQRLAVRGAPALGAAGALGVVLAARAGGDVEAEAHRVAQARPTAVNLSWGVSRALAKLPDGPEAVLAEALAILDEDERINHEASRLAAGVVLEHCGRRPLRLLSHCNAGHLATVAWGSALGVVWHLQARGLVESVLVDETRPLLQGARLTAWELAEAGVPYRIQPDGAAAAALGRGLVDCVLVGADRIAANGDVANKIGTYGLAIAAKHHGVPFVVVAPSSTVDNAMPDGAGIVIEERDPGEVLGFGGTKVAPEGAEVFNPAFDVTPFELVTAVVTEQGVLRP, translated from the coding sequence TTGACTGGGGACCGGTTCGCCGAAGAACTGACCGGCTGGCGGNAGACCGTCCTTCCCGCCGAGTATCGCGTGCTCGAACTGCGCACGGTCGGCGAACTCGTCGACGCCATCCAGCGGCTGGCGGTGCGCGGGGCACCGGCGCTCGGCGCGGCGGGGGCGCTCGGTGTCGTGCTCGCGGCCCGCGCCGGGGGCGACGTCGAGGCCGAGGCGCACCGCGTCGCCCAGGCCCGGCCGACGGCGGTCAACCTGAGCTGGGGTGTCTCCCGCGCCCTCGCGAAGCTCCCGGACGGACCGGAAGCCGTCCTCGCCGAAGCGCTGGCGATCCTCGACGAGGACGAGCGGATCAATCACGAAGCCTCCCGGCTGGCGGCCGGAGTGGTGCTCGAACACTGCGGTCGGCGGCCGTTGCGGCTACTCAGCCACTGCAACGCGGGCCACCTCGCCACGGTCGCCTGGGGTAGCGCGCTCGGCGTCGTCTGGCATCTTCAGGCGCGTGGCCTGGTCGAGTCCGTGCTGGTCGACGAGACCAGGCCGCTGCTGCAGGGCGCTCGCCTGACCGCGTGGGAACTGGCCGAAGCCGGTGTCCCGTACCGGATCCAGCCCGACGGCGCGGCCGCCGCCGCGCTGGGCCGCGGCCTGGTCGACTGCGTGCTCGTCGGCGCCGACCGGATCGCCGCCAACGGCGACGTCGCCAACAAGATCGGCACCTACGGGCTGGCGATCGCGGCGAAGCACCACGGAGTCCCGTTCGTGGTCGTCGCCCCATCGTCCACTGTGGACAACGCGATGCCGGACGGCGCCGGGATCGTGATCGAGGAGCGCGATCCCGGCGAGGTTCTGGGTTTCGGTGGTACGAAGGTCGCTCCCGAAGGCGCCGAGGTGTTCAACCCGGCCTTCGACGTGACACCGTTCGAGCTGGTCACCGCGGTCGTCACCGAGCAAGGGGTGCTGCGCCCGTGA
- a CDS encoding TetR/AcrR family transcriptional regulator — MKRKLAREDWADAALEALCDGGVAAIAVEPLAAKLGTTKGSFYWHFANRGALVEAAVRRWAEQDTEALITLLDGISDPERRLRELFALVFGAKDDERAEPALLAHAGDPVIGPLLAEVTARRVGFIVRCFREMGRPETEARHRGLLAYTAFIGLIQAQRASGGTLLPATERPGYLEFLRGIITE, encoded by the coding sequence GTGAAACGGAAGCTCGCGCGTGAGGATTGGGCGGACGCCGCGCTCGAAGCGCTGTGCGATGGCGGGGTCGCCGCGATCGCCGTCGAGCCCCTCGCGGCGAAACTCGGGACTACGAAAGGCAGCTTCTACTGGCATTTCGCGAATCGGGGCGCGCTGGTCGAAGCCGCCGTGCGCCGGTGGGCCGAGCAGGACACCGAGGCGTTGATCACGCTGCTTGACGGGATCTCGGATCCGGAGCGAAGGCTGCGTGAGCTCTTCGCGCTCGTCTTCGGGGCCAAGGACGACGAGCGGGCCGAGCCGGCGCTGCTCGCCCACGCTGGCGACCCGGTGATCGGCCCGCTCCTCGCCGAAGTCACCGCGCGACGCGTCGGCTTCATCGTCCGGTGCTTCCGGGAAATGGGCCGCCCGGAAACCGAAGCCCGGCATCGCGGCTTGCTGGCGTACACGGCCTTCATCGGTTTGATCCAGGCGCAACGGGCGAGTGGCGGAACGCTCCTGCCCGCGACGGAACGACCGGGCTACCTGGAGTTCCTGCGCGGGATTATCACCGAGTGA
- a CDS encoding cytochrome P450: MTATYPAAKDDPATPMGAIYAEYPPMSRVVFPSGCEGWLVTRYEDVRLIFSDTRFSRNLLAPGAPCLIEPGDFSTGEHSILNMDPPDHTRLRKLTAQAFTVRRIAGLRPRIQEIADTLLRAMAEHGPPVNLVEMFAFPLPTAVMCEILGVPFEGRERFRQWSRVIVTPMAYSPAEVAQARRDGADDMAALVAVKRATPGEDLLSVLVHARDEDGDRLTEAELIDLATQLLLAGHETTVSLIATGIVLLTGNPDQLAALRSDPSLTAGAVEEIMRFDGPADASLLRVALEDVELSAGLVRRGEAVLAHTGAANRDEAAFPGASRFDIRRRNAPQLGFGHGLHFCLGAALARLEGEIAFRTLLDGLPGLDLAVPASAITWRPPLSIRGPEAVPVTWATTKPG; this comes from the coding sequence ATGACAGCCACGTATCCCGCGGCGAAGGACGATCCCGCGACCCCGATGGGCGCGATCTACGCCGAGTACCCGCCGATGTCCCGGGTCGTCTTCCCCAGCGGCTGCGAAGGCTGGCTGGTGACACGGTACGAGGACGTCCGGCTCATCTTCTCGGACACGCGGTTCTCCCGGAACCTGCTCGCGCCCGGCGCGCCGTGCCTCATCGAACCCGGCGACTTCTCCACCGGTGAGCACAGCATCCTGAACATGGACCCGCCGGATCACACGCGGCTGCGGAAGCTGACGGCGCAGGCCTTCACCGTCCGCCGGATCGCCGGGCTGCGGCCGCGGATCCAGGAGATCGCCGACACGCTTCTGCGGGCGATGGCCGAACACGGTCCGCCGGTGAATCTGGTGGAGATGTTCGCCTTTCCACTGCCCACCGCGGTCATGTGCGAGATCCTCGGCGTGCCTTTCGAGGGCAGGGAACGGTTTCGCCAGTGGTCACGCGTGATCGTCACGCCCATGGCGTACAGCCCGGCCGAAGTGGCGCAGGCCCGGCGTGACGGGGCGGACGACATGGCGGCGCTCGTCGCCGTCAAGCGGGCGACGCCGGGGGAGGATCTGCTGAGCGTCCTCGTGCACGCTCGCGACGAGGACGGCGATCGGCTCACCGAGGCCGAGTTGATCGATCTGGCCACCCAGCTCCTGCTCGCCGGGCACGAGACCACGGTCAGCCTCATCGCGACCGGGATCGTGCTGCTGACGGGAAACCCGGATCAGCTCGCCGCGCTGCGCTCGGATCCGAGTCTGACCGCAGGGGCCGTCGAAGAGATCATGCGGTTCGACGGGCCAGCCGACGCGTCGCTGCTCCGGGTCGCGCTGGAGGACGTCGAGCTGAGCGCCGGTCTGGTCCGGCGCGGCGAGGCGGTGCTGGCCCACACCGGCGCGGCGAACCGCGACGAAGCCGCCTTCCCCGGCGCCTCGCGGTTCGACATCCGGCGCCGGAACGCGCCGCAGCTCGGTTTCGGGCACGGCCTCCACTTCTGCCTCGGGGCCGCACTCGCCCGGCTCGAAGGGGAGATCGCGTTCCGGACGCTGCTCGACGGACTGCCGGGGCTGGATCTCGCGGTCCCCGCTTCGGCCATCACCTGGCGTCCGCCGCTCTCGATCCGCGGCCCGGAAGCCGTGCCGGTGACGTGGGCTACCACCAAGCCCGGCTGA
- a CDS encoding ferredoxin, translating into MSWKVDVDGDTCIGSGMCAALKPEVFVLEGATATVVTGEVEPDETVLDAADSCPAMAIEVTEKGEVIGPRP; encoded by the coding sequence ATGAGCTGGAAAGTCGACGTCGATGGCGATACGTGCATCGGCTCGGGGATGTGCGCCGCGCTGAAGCCGGAGGTCTTCGTACTCGAAGGTGCCACGGCGACGGTGGTCACGGGTGAGGTGGAGCCGGACGAGACGGTGCTGGACGCGGCGGACTCGTGCCCCGCGATGGCCATCGAGGTGACGGAAAAGGGTGAGGTGATCGGGCCGCGGCCCTGA
- a CDS encoding nuclear transport factor 2 family protein codes for MRKIKRFLGVAAVLLGATVMGSGAAVAETTEDCSMPKQLADLVEGAVSPSACAFITKQTEFGAMRSDTPEAREARVRLYGTIFAADGTLAESGGAAPIQGRANIENNLRTLLGAFPTFRFTPVKIVVNGDAVFYEAANEAVIHGRMVRYPAVYRVVLGDGEVTQGRRYHDRTEWFRPVENDGLRELFAGIGDNCPRPGPAFTGPGLTAPVTDPVCHLAYLGRLSGAMTDVRLAPDQAAAGPRTKFQEYRGTVRAKGRTIDFGMVVGTGSGPLRYYFDTLPLSYDDAETAALFTKLLTGAAPLAR; via the coding sequence GTGCGAAAGATCAAGAGATTCCTTGGTGTGGCGGCGGTTCTCCTCGGAGCGACGGTGATGGGAAGCGGGGCGGCGGTGGCCGAGACGACCGAGGACTGCTCGATGCCGAAGCAACTCGCAGACCTGGTCGAAGGCGCGGTGTCGCCGTCCGCCTGCGCCTTCATCACCAAACAGACCGAATTCGGGGCGATGCGCTCGGACACCCCCGAAGCGCGGGAAGCCCGCGTTCGTTTGTACGGCACCATTTTCGCCGCCGACGGCACGCTCGCGGAATCGGGCGGCGCCGCGCCGATCCAAGGCAGGGCGAACATCGAGAACAACCTGCGCACCCTGCTCGGCGCGTTCCCGACGTTCCGGTTCACCCCGGTGAAGATCGTGGTGAACGGCGACGCCGTCTTCTACGAGGCGGCCAACGAAGCGGTGATCCACGGCCGGATGGTGCGGTACCCGGCCGTCTACCGGGTGGTGCTCGGGGACGGCGAGGTCACCCAAGGCCGTCGCTATCACGATCGGACGGAATGGTTCCGTCCGGTCGAAAACGACGGCCTTCGTGAGCTTTTCGCCGGTATCGGCGACAACTGTCCTCGACCGGGCCCGGCCTTCACCGGCCCGGGGCTGACCGCGCCGGTGACGGACCCGGTGTGCCATCTCGCCTACCTCGGCAGGCTTTCGGGCGCGATGACCGACGTCCGGCTGGCACCCGATCAGGCGGCGGCGGGGCCGCGCACGAAGTTCCAGGAGTACCGCGGGACCGTGCGGGCGAAGGGGCGGACGATCGATTTCGGGATGGTAGTGGGCACCGGATCCGGCCCTCTCCGCTACTACTTCGACACGCTCCCGCTGAGCTACGACGACGCGGAAACGGCCGCTCTGTTCACCAAGCTGCTCACGGGCGCAGCACCCCTTGCTCGGTGA